A single Phragmites australis chromosome 4, lpPhrAust1.1, whole genome shotgun sequence DNA region contains:
- the LOC133917046 gene encoding DUF21 domain-containing protein At2g14520-like: protein MPSHEACCGTMFWVYLMSCVGLVMFAGLMSGLTLGLMSLSLVDLEVLSKAGTPKDKLNADRILPVVKNQHLLLCTLLIGNSLAMEALPIFLDTLVPPYVAILISVTLILAFGEIIPQAICTRYGLSVGAMAAPVVRILLIVFFPVAYPISKLLDRLLGKGHFALMRRAELKTLVDMHGNEAGKGGELTRDETTIITGALELTQKIAKDAMTPISETFSLDINAKLDLHTMGMIMTRGHSRVPIYSGSPSNIIGLILVKNLITCRTEDEVPIRNVTIRKIPRVADDMPLYDILNEFQKGHSHMAVVVKCTKEAGASTEKQKSATPDHKINLKDAHVDGSSPSHVSITGSRRNNIEKYGDGRPYYKKSERKRINILDFNTDPLPSYSMDEEAVGIITMEDVMEELLQEEIFDETDEYVDVHNKIRINMLPPGKSLSPVISPGGGPLSQGLRRTPMASPVSPYHNGSSVLRSPVSNHAQSPGTLPTILSPGGSPASRTSLQSSPNSTRVSRNSDEKHKKDGES, encoded by the exons ATGCCCAGCCATGAGGCGTGCTGCGGCACCATGTTCTGGGTGTACCTCATGTCCTGCGTGGGGCTCGTCATGTTCGCTGGCCTCATGTCGGGTCTCACCCTGGGACTCATGTCCCTCAGCCTCGTCGACCTCGAGGTACTCTCCAAGGCCGGCACGCCAAAGGACAAGCTCAACGCCG ACAGGATCCTGCCGGTCGTGAAGAACCAGCACCTGCTACTCTGCACGCTCCTCATCGGCAACTCGCTCGCCATGGAGGCGCTGCCGATATTTCTGGACACCCTCGTGCCGCCCTACGTCGCCATACTCATCTCCGTCACGCTCATCCTTGCGTTTGGCGAG ATCATTCCGCAAGCCATCTGCACGCGCTACGGGCTCAGCGTGGGGGCCATGGCGGCGCCTGTGGTCCGGATACTGCTCATCGTCTTCTTCCCCGTCGCCTACCCGATCAGTAAG TTGTTGGACAGGCTACTGGGAAAGGGCCATTTTGCACTTATGAGGAGAGCTGAGCTAAAGACATTAGTTGATATGCACGGCAATGAG GCTGGAAAAGGTGGAGAGCTGACTCGTGATGAAACCACTATCATTACAGGAGCTTTGGAGTTGACTCAAAAGATTGCAAAAGATGCCATGACTCCTATATCCGAAACATTCTCACTTGACATAAATGCTAAGCTGGACCT GCATACGATGGGTATGATAATGACCAGAGGGCATAGTCGTGTTCCTATATACTCTGGGAGTCCAAGCAATATTATTGGCCTTATATTG GTAAAAAACTTGATTACTTGCCGAACTGAGGATGAAGTGCCCATTCGAAATGTTACTATCAGAAAAATTCCTAG GGTTGCTGATGATATGCCTCTCTATGACATTCTAAATGAGTTCCAGAAAGGTCACAGCCACATGGCTGTGGTAGTTAAATGCACAAAGGAAGCAGGAGCATCCACTGAAAAGCAAAAGAGTGCTACACCAGATCACAAAATTAACCTCAAAGATGCTCATGTTGACG GTTCATCCCCCTCTCATGTTAGCATTACCGGAAGTCGTAGAAATAACATTGAAAAGTATGGAGATGGGCGCCCATATTATAAGAAATCAGAAAGGAAGCGCATAAATATTCTTGATTTTAACACCGATCCACTTCCAAGCTATTCAATGGATGAGGAAGCAGTCGGAATAATCACTATGGAAGATGTCATGGAGGAATTGCTACAG GAAGAGATCTTCGATGAAACAGATGAGTATGTTGATGTACACAACAA GATCAGAATAAACATGTTACCTCCAGGCAAATCATTGTCGCCCGTTATATCTCCTGGTGGTGGACCCCTATCTCAAGGACTTCGGAGGACCCCTATGGCATCCCCAGTCTCACCATACCACAATGGTAGTTCTGTCTTACGTTCCCCTGTTTCCAACCATGCTCAGTCACCTGGGACTTTACCCACGATACTTTCTCCTGGAGGATCACCTGCTTCTCGAACATCCTTGCAAAGTTCACCAAATTCAACTCGG GTCTCAAGAAATTCCGATGAAAAACATAAAAAGGATGGTGAGAGCTAA